AGCTCAATCCCACTAATATTTACGTTTTTAATGAATTAGGTTTTGTTTCTCCTACTGACGTAGCCTTTATGAGTTCATTGCCTAATATTTACGCAGTATATCCAGTAATTGAGGCACATGGTATAGTTCAAATAGGAGGAAGAGTAATTAACGTTCTAATAGTCGGTGTGGATAATATTTCATCCCTATTAGGTAAAGTTAGCTTAGAAAATGGTACAGTATATCCCCCAATAACAGCTCCATATGCGGTGATAGGTCATGATATAGCACATCCTATTCCGAATATAACTATTCAGCCTGGTTCCACCATAATTTTAAAACTCTCTAACGGGAATACAGTACCTCTGACAGTATATGGAATATTACAACCTACGGAATCAGTAGTAATAGGTGATACTTCAGACGTAGTATTCCTTCCATTAAGTGAGGCAAAAGCGTTAATAAACCCTCCAGGCTATTTTCTCGTGGTTCTACAAGCAGATAATATAAACGATGTTAACACTATAACCACTCTATTAAACTACATTTACGGAAACTCCTTAACTGTTACCACAATACAGCAAGCTATATCCTCTGTTCAAGTCATAATAACTAGCTTAACGTTTCTGATAATATTAATAGGTTCCATATCACTTATAGTAGGTGCTGTAGGAATAATGGGAATTACGTTAGCTAGAGTCTATCAAAGAACTAGAGAAATAGGTATTATGAAAACGCTTGGCTTAACTACCAGAGACGTTTTACTTGTCTTTCTGTTAGAAGCGGTTATTGTTGGGTTAATTGGAGGAATAGTTGGGCTATCATTAACGTTAATCGGGACGTATTTATTAGATGTTAATGGGATAGCGTTCAGTGCAGGCTCCAGTAATGGCTCTAATTTAATTATAGTTATAAGGCCTATACTTTCAGTAGGTGATGTCGCACTCGCTATGGGCATTGCGCTAATAACCAGCATTGTTGCTGGAATATATCCAGCATTAAAAGCATCTAAACTAACTGTAATAGAAGCTATTAGGAGAGATTAATTGTAAAGACAAAAATGGGATAAGTCTATAATATTACCTACTCAGTTTTCTTGTAATTATTATTATAGTTTTATAACCTCTTGGGATTAAGCATTGGATCAGTGAGTTCTTTTTTGCAAAAATGAGGGCGAAAAGCTTCACCTCTTCGAGATAAGGGTAAAAGTCGTTAACACGATAACTCCATTTTGAAAAATAAAAGTCTTCTTAAGGGAAAATTCCACATAACTCAAATTCCCAAGGAAGTAGAGGTAGATGACCGCTAAGGAATAGGGGTAATGAGTTGAAGATTTAGCCTTTGATATATCGCTAGACGAATGAAGCGTGATGTAATAAGCTAATAGCTATAAAGTAGGGAAGATGAA
The nucleotide sequence above comes from Sulfolobus tengchongensis. Encoded proteins:
- a CDS encoding ABC transporter permease — translated: MNTLDLFWLAYRGLTARKTLALISIIAIMIGITSVSFLEAFSQGIEYSVISTLFQLNPTNIYVFNELGFVSPTDVAFMSSLPNIYAVYPVIEAHGIVQIGGRVINVLIVGVDNISSLLGKVSLENGTVYPPITAPYAVIGHDIAHPIPNITIQPGSTIILKLSNGNTVPLTVYGILQPTESVVIGDTSDVVFLPLSEAKALINPPGYFLVVLQADNINDVNTITTLLNYIYGNSLTVTTIQQAISSVQVIITSLTFLIILIGSISLIVGAVGIMGITLARVYQRTREIGIMKTLGLTTRDVLLVFLLEAVIVGLIGGIVGLSLTLIGTYLLDVNGIAFSAGSSNGSNLIIVIRPILSVGDVALAMGIALITSIVAGIYPALKASKLTVIEAIRRD